One part of the Salinimonas iocasae genome encodes these proteins:
- a CDS encoding sugar MFS transporter → MSHQSQAIASDRPSTSQFALWALTSLFFMWGFITAMNDILIPHLKALFALSYTKAMLVQFCFFGAYFLVSIPAGKLVSKVGYQKGIGVGLITAAIGCVMFIPSAFLTQYWMFLASLFVLASGVTVLQVAANPLVTVMGDPDTASSRLTMTQGFNSLGTTVAPIIGGMLLFSSHDAMETQVQADSVVLPYLALAAVLAIMAAIMVKISLPTPQHDDVELATSADSSVLKHRHLALGVVGLFTYVGAEVAIGSFLVNYLGLENVMGMSEAQASSYIAYYWGGAMVGRFIGAVIMQKIDPGKLLAFNSLLSCALIIISVISDGSVAMWTILAVGLCNSIMFPTIFSLALKGLGSQAAQGSGMLCLAIVGGAIVPLVQGALADAFGLQLSFLLPVLCYLYIAFYGVIGSIPATSKESHS, encoded by the coding sequence ATGAGTCACCAGTCACAGGCAATTGCATCTGATAGGCCCTCGACTTCACAATTCGCATTGTGGGCACTAACTTCTTTATTCTTCATGTGGGGTTTTATCACCGCCATGAACGATATTCTTATTCCACACCTTAAAGCGCTGTTTGCGCTTAGCTATACCAAGGCAATGTTGGTACAGTTTTGCTTCTTCGGTGCCTACTTTTTAGTGTCTATTCCCGCGGGTAAACTGGTAAGTAAAGTGGGTTATCAAAAAGGAATCGGCGTCGGGTTGATTACAGCCGCTATCGGTTGCGTCATGTTTATACCGTCGGCTTTTTTAACTCAATACTGGATGTTCCTGGCTTCACTTTTTGTGCTTGCATCAGGTGTAACCGTTCTGCAGGTTGCTGCTAATCCGCTGGTTACGGTAATGGGCGACCCGGATACTGCATCAAGCCGTCTGACTATGACTCAGGGCTTCAATTCCCTCGGCACCACCGTGGCGCCCATCATTGGCGGCATGTTGCTGTTCTCCTCGCACGATGCAATGGAGACTCAGGTGCAGGCGGACTCAGTGGTGTTGCCCTATCTTGCACTTGCCGCAGTGCTGGCAATCATGGCCGCGATTATGGTGAAAATCTCGCTGCCCACACCTCAGCATGATGATGTTGAACTTGCTACCTCCGCCGACAGCTCCGTGCTGAAACACCGTCATCTGGCGCTGGGAGTTGTGGGACTGTTTACCTATGTGGGTGCCGAAGTAGCTATTGGTAGCTTTTTGGTCAACTATCTGGGTTTGGAAAATGTAATGGGCATGAGTGAAGCACAGGCTTCTTCTTATATTGCTTATTATTGGGGCGGCGCAATGGTCGGGCGTTTCATTGGTGCTGTTATTATGCAAAAAATTGATCCGGGCAAGCTGCTGGCGTTTAACAGTTTGCTGTCGTGCGCGTTGATTATTATCTCTGTAATCAGTGACGGCTCGGTCGCAATGTGGACCATTCTGGCAGTAGGTCTGTGTAACTCAATTATGTTCCCAACAATTTTCAGTCTGGCCCTGAAAGGGCTAGGCAGCCAGGCTGCCCAGGGTTCGGGTATGCTGTGTCTGGCTATCGTAGGCGGCGCGATAGTGCCGTTGGTGCAAGGTGCATTAGCCGATGCCTTCGGCCTGCAGTTATCGTTCCTACTTCCGGTACTTTGCTACCTGTATATCGCGTTCTATGGCGTGATTGGTTCAATACCGGCAACCAGCAAGGAGTCACATTCATGA
- a CDS encoding glycoside hydrolase family 3 protein: protein MKPVYKQSLSLIAAALIISGCQQKEAETATGSATKTASATMPPSADAKVPDYWPEITFETENSDEVEAKVEALLADMTLEQKVAQIMQPEIRDVTVEDMRKYGFGSYLNGGGSFPDGNKQATLEDWITLADKMYEASVDDSLDGSTIPTMWGTDAVHGHNNVIGATLFPHNIGLGAMHEPELMKQIATATAREVRATGIDWIFAPTVATARDDRWGRTYESYSEDPEIVGQYARAIVSGLQGDISDGNIDEEHVVSTVKHFVGDGGTDGGDDQGNNLADEETLYRIHAQGYVHGLNAGAQSVMASFNSWHGKKIHGSKYLLTNVLKEKMGFDGFVVGDWNGHGQIEGCTNESCPQAINAGLDVYMVPTDAWKPLFENTVAQVKSGEISQERLDDAVRRVLRVKVRVGLFDLPSPANRALSAKSDVIGSDEHRAVAREAVRKSLVMLKNQNNVLPLSPDMNVLVAGDAADNIGKQSGGWTITWQGTGNKNSDFPGATSIYGGIEQAVKAAGGTATLSEDGSFEQKPDVAIVVFGENPYAEGNGDLSNLEYQRGDKTDLALLRQLKSQNIPVVSVFITGRPLWTNPEINASDAFVVAWLPGSEGQGVADVLFTDNNGDVDYPMQGKLSFSWPAKPTQIVNKDDGQKAQFDYGYGLRYGEEDPIDAPLSEEAGADEDLVLAHEIFVRDIQKPWHLEVLDADGQHVMTSNTMSVKGADVRTTDRNVQEDTLELTFKDKATVRFAAQFPEDLRDYLTESAAIHMAVQLSKADADVQVSMMCGEDCEGSVALKDFAQQSTQWQKVAIPTQCLKDAGVAFDEVFSVLGFNASAPVTLKVSDIRIEPSMQDVPTCP from the coding sequence ATGAAACCAGTCTATAAACAGTCGCTGAGCCTTATTGCCGCGGCACTAATAATAAGCGGCTGCCAGCAAAAAGAGGCTGAGACAGCAACTGGTAGTGCTACAAAAACCGCATCGGCGACAATGCCGCCATCAGCAGATGCAAAAGTGCCTGACTACTGGCCTGAAATCACTTTTGAGACAGAAAACAGTGATGAGGTTGAGGCGAAAGTGGAAGCACTATTGGCTGACATGACACTGGAGCAAAAGGTTGCGCAAATTATGCAGCCGGAAATTCGCGATGTTACCGTTGAAGACATGCGCAAATATGGCTTTGGCTCATATCTCAACGGTGGTGGTTCTTTCCCTGATGGTAACAAGCAAGCGACGCTGGAAGACTGGATTACGCTGGCTGATAAGATGTATGAAGCCTCAGTAGATGACTCACTGGACGGCAGCACCATTCCTACTATGTGGGGAACGGATGCGGTACACGGACACAACAATGTTATCGGCGCAACATTGTTCCCGCACAATATTGGTCTGGGCGCAATGCATGAGCCTGAACTGATGAAGCAGATCGCCACGGCAACAGCACGGGAAGTACGAGCGACCGGCATCGACTGGATTTTTGCACCGACAGTGGCTACCGCGCGGGATGACCGCTGGGGACGTACCTATGAGTCCTACTCAGAAGACCCTGAAATTGTAGGCCAGTATGCACGGGCTATTGTCAGTGGTCTGCAAGGTGACATCAGCGATGGCAACATTGATGAAGAGCATGTGGTTTCGACAGTTAAGCACTTTGTAGGTGATGGTGGTACCGATGGTGGTGACGATCAGGGCAATAACCTGGCGGATGAAGAAACCCTTTATCGTATTCATGCCCAGGGTTATGTGCATGGCCTGAATGCCGGTGCTCAATCTGTTATGGCATCTTTTAATAGCTGGCACGGCAAAAAGATTCATGGCAGCAAGTACCTGCTAACGAACGTGTTGAAAGAAAAGATGGGCTTTGACGGCTTTGTTGTGGGTGACTGGAATGGTCACGGCCAGATAGAAGGTTGTACTAATGAAAGCTGCCCGCAGGCAATTAATGCCGGGCTTGACGTTTACATGGTGCCAACCGATGCATGGAAGCCATTATTTGAAAACACAGTAGCGCAGGTTAAAAGCGGTGAGATTTCGCAAGAGCGTCTTGATGATGCTGTGCGTCGTGTGCTTCGCGTGAAAGTAAGGGTTGGCCTGTTCGATTTGCCATCTCCGGCCAACAGAGCGCTATCAGCAAAATCAGATGTTATTGGCTCTGATGAGCATCGCGCTGTTGCCCGTGAGGCGGTCAGAAAGTCTCTGGTTATGCTAAAGAACCAGAATAATGTGTTACCGCTTTCTCCTGACATGAATGTGTTAGTTGCCGGTGATGCGGCCGATAATATCGGTAAGCAGTCGGGCGGCTGGACCATTACCTGGCAGGGTACCGGTAATAAAAACAGTGATTTCCCCGGTGCTACCTCTATATATGGCGGTATTGAACAAGCGGTAAAAGCTGCCGGCGGAACGGCGACATTGTCTGAAGATGGCAGTTTTGAGCAAAAGCCTGACGTGGCTATCGTCGTGTTCGGCGAAAACCCTTACGCAGAAGGTAACGGCGACTTGTCGAACCTGGAATACCAGCGCGGCGACAAAACTGACCTGGCGCTTCTTCGCCAGTTGAAGTCTCAGAATATTCCGGTGGTTTCAGTATTTATCACTGGCCGACCGCTATGGACCAATCCTGAAATAAACGCCAGTGACGCATTTGTTGTTGCCTGGTTACCTGGCTCAGAAGGGCAGGGCGTTGCAGATGTGCTGTTCACTGATAACAATGGTGACGTTGATTATCCGATGCAGGGTAAGCTTTCATTCTCATGGCCTGCGAAGCCAACGCAAATCGTGAACAAAGATGATGGTCAGAAAGCGCAGTTTGACTATGGCTATGGCCTTCGCTATGGCGAAGAGGACCCCATCGATGCACCACTTTCCGAAGAAGCTGGCGCAGATGAAGACCTGGTGCTTGCGCATGAAATCTTTGTGCGTGATATCCAGAAGCCGTGGCATCTTGAGGTACTGGATGCAGATGGCCAGCATGTTATGACCAGTAACACGATGTCAGTAAAAGGCGCGGATGTTCGCACCACTGATCGTAATGTGCAGGAAGACACGCTGGAACTGACCTTCAAAGATAAAGCAACAGTTCGTTTTGCTGCTCAGTTCCCCGAAGATCTGCGTGACTATCTCACTGAGAGTGCAGCTATCCACATGGCGGTTCAGCTATCAAAAGCCGATGCCGATGTTCAGGTGAGCATGATGTGTGGTGAAGACTGCGAAGGCAGCGTTGCACTTAAGGATTTTGCTCAACAGAGCACGCAGTGGCAGAAAGTTGCTATTCCTACCCAGTGTTTAAAAGATGCTGGCGTAGCCTTTGATGAGGTTTTCTCAGTACTTGGCTTCAACGCATCAGCCCCGGTAACACTGAAAGTTTCTGATATTCGTATCGAACCTTCGATGCAGGATGTACCAACCTGCCCGTAA
- a CDS encoding MFS transporter, which yields MHTSPSSSATSSGFPLFLFFAIMMVAANLRAPFTGVAPLLTDLQTSLSINASTAGLMITLPLIVFMVVSPLIPRLSRRYGMERMLLAALVLIGIGIAARSAGGLFWLFSGTVIIGAGIAAGNVLLPGVVKSRFPNHIALLTSAYVLAMGIMAALWSALVIPIADASWGDWQIALLAMLVMPVISGILWLTQLKGTRKPEPGSVKKPGRSIFRSLLTWQVCGFFACNSFLYYSVVSWLPAVVGEAGFSDAQAGSIHGVFQFAGALPGLVIVPAMARLSDQRGLSATMTAVNLAGFAGIMVLPSLAYLWAALLGFGIGANFILALSFLGLRARNGDQAASLSSAAQTLGYCIAATGPLLLGAIYDALGEWQLALWVCVIFSIAQALLGTRVGRNVLLPADTAAG from the coding sequence ATGCACACTTCACCATCATCATCAGCCACTTCTTCTGGCTTTCCGTTGTTTTTGTTTTTCGCCATTATGATGGTGGCAGCTAATCTGCGCGCACCGTTTACCGGTGTGGCGCCGCTACTGACAGATTTGCAAACCAGCTTATCCATCAATGCCAGTACCGCCGGCCTGATGATTACCCTCCCGCTGATAGTCTTTATGGTGGTATCTCCGCTTATTCCACGCTTGTCCAGACGCTACGGCATGGAGCGAATGTTGTTGGCAGCGTTAGTGCTGATTGGCATTGGTATAGCAGCCCGGTCGGCAGGGGGACTGTTCTGGCTGTTTTCCGGTACCGTTATTATCGGGGCGGGCATAGCTGCCGGGAATGTATTGCTTCCCGGGGTAGTAAAGTCACGCTTTCCCAACCATATTGCCTTGCTGACATCTGCCTATGTGCTGGCTATGGGGATCATGGCGGCGCTATGGTCTGCACTTGTCATCCCCATTGCGGATGCCTCATGGGGTGACTGGCAAATTGCGCTGCTGGCGATGTTAGTCATGCCTGTTATTTCAGGCATATTGTGGCTTACCCAGCTAAAGGGTACCCGTAAACCTGAACCGGGCAGTGTTAAAAAGCCGGGCCGTTCTATTTTCAGATCGCTGCTTACCTGGCAGGTGTGTGGTTTTTTTGCCTGCAATTCGTTTTTATATTATTCGGTGGTCAGCTGGTTACCGGCCGTGGTGGGTGAAGCTGGCTTCAGCGATGCCCAGGCGGGCTCAATTCATGGTGTTTTTCAGTTTGCAGGCGCCTTACCTGGTCTGGTGATTGTACCGGCAATGGCGAGACTGTCAGATCAGCGGGGATTAAGCGCAACCATGACGGCAGTGAACCTGGCTGGCTTTGCCGGCATCATGGTGCTGCCATCTTTGGCATATCTTTGGGCTGCGCTACTGGGCTTTGGTATTGGAGCGAACTTTATTCTTGCGCTGTCATTTTTAGGCTTACGGGCACGCAACGGCGACCAGGCGGCTTCTTTATCCAGTGCAGCGCAAACGCTGGGCTACTGTATTGCTGCCACCGGCCCGTTACTGCTTGGCGCTATTTATGATGCGTTAGGGGAATGGCAATTAGCGTTATGGGTCTGTGTCATTTTCAGTATTGCGCAGGCACTGCTGGGCACACGGGTCGGAAGAAACGTTTTGTTACCGGCTGACACTGCGGCTGGATAG
- a CDS encoding acyltransferase family protein has translation MNFRYDINGLRAIAVIAVVIFHFDPSWLPGGFAGVDVFFVISGFLMTSIIFRGFEKSSFSLIKFYIARANRIIPALAMLCLTVVLAGWFLLFPEEYEALGKHAASSITFISNFVYWQEAGYFDAASHEKWLLHTWSLAVEWQFYLIYPLILLALKPLLGIDKLRHGVLVMTLALLIFSISTSALWPSASYYLLATRSWELLAGGLVFLYPVKLHKNAARVVAWTGILLIGLAYAIVDATYAWPGTWAIVPVLGTAMVIMAGVQNSWLTNNWLFQPLGRWSYSIYLWHWPLVVFGYRYDIAYWWVAGIILSVVFGFLSYRFIENIRWQRIESLTAVWRAKPVWIGALAMVAGLTIMTQQGLSGRFTPDMQSLLASMSPSPYREKCHIDEYDNPRDACEYENENVTWAVFGDSHSVELAYALAKRLDEQNEGIKHYTFSGCAPSLLQENGTSRCTRWYKEAVADIISDDRIDNVLINHRYSWTLFGDHIPDYPAVPADANPERTARILRSFDAAINKLASHKSQVVIMYPVPEIARTVPLLVASKDLFNESTDQVIGTSKAYYQKRNAVILKHLNSANYPDSVKVIRPGDTWCDEAKCYAVNGGKALYFDSNHPSVYGAQALISLMPQAWLDKPGSNTGAL, from the coding sequence TTGAATTTCCGATACGACATTAACGGCCTCAGGGCTATTGCGGTTATTGCCGTTGTAATCTTTCACTTTGATCCTTCCTGGCTGCCGGGTGGCTTTGCCGGTGTCGATGTCTTTTTTGTCATTTCCGGCTTTTTGATGACAAGCATCATCTTTCGCGGCTTTGAGAAATCTTCGTTTAGTCTCATCAAATTTTATATCGCGCGGGCTAACCGCATTATACCCGCGCTGGCAATGTTGTGTCTGACGGTTGTGCTTGCCGGTTGGTTTCTGCTTTTTCCAGAAGAATACGAAGCGTTAGGTAAGCACGCTGCCAGCAGTATTACCTTTATCTCCAATTTTGTTTACTGGCAGGAGGCCGGGTATTTTGATGCGGCATCTCATGAAAAGTGGCTGCTGCATACCTGGTCGCTGGCGGTAGAGTGGCAGTTCTACCTGATTTACCCGCTGATATTACTGGCTCTTAAACCTCTGCTGGGAATTGATAAACTGCGTCATGGTGTACTGGTAATGACACTGGCGCTTCTGATATTCAGTATTTCAACATCAGCCTTGTGGCCCAGCGCCTCCTATTACTTACTGGCAACCCGTTCCTGGGAGTTGCTGGCCGGCGGACTGGTATTTCTCTATCCGGTTAAACTGCACAAAAACGCCGCCCGGGTTGTAGCCTGGACAGGTATCCTGCTTATCGGTCTGGCCTATGCAATCGTCGATGCTACCTATGCCTGGCCTGGTACGTGGGCAATCGTGCCTGTGCTGGGAACTGCAATGGTCATTATGGCGGGAGTGCAGAATAGCTGGCTGACCAATAACTGGCTGTTCCAGCCCCTTGGGCGATGGTCTTACTCTATCTACCTGTGGCACTGGCCGTTAGTGGTTTTCGGTTATCGCTACGATATTGCGTACTGGTGGGTAGCTGGCATTATTCTCTCTGTCGTGTTCGGATTTCTCAGTTATCGGTTTATTGAGAATATCCGCTGGCAGCGCATTGAGTCGCTTACTGCTGTATGGCGCGCAAAGCCAGTATGGATTGGCGCACTGGCGATGGTAGCAGGGCTTACAATAATGACTCAGCAGGGACTGTCAGGCCGGTTTACACCTGACATGCAGTCTTTGCTGGCCTCAATGAGCCCGAGCCCCTATCGCGAAAAATGCCATATCGATGAATACGATAACCCTCGCGATGCCTGTGAGTATGAAAATGAGAATGTTACCTGGGCGGTATTTGGTGACAGTCATAGCGTTGAATTGGCCTATGCGCTTGCCAAGCGTCTGGATGAACAGAACGAAGGGATAAAGCACTATACCTTTTCCGGATGCGCACCGTCACTGTTGCAGGAAAACGGAACCAGCCGGTGTACCCGCTGGTACAAAGAAGCGGTAGCAGACATTATCAGCGATGACAGAATAGACAATGTGCTTATTAATCACCGTTATTCCTGGACCCTGTTTGGTGACCATATCCCTGATTATCCGGCAGTACCGGCGGATGCTAACCCTGAACGCACCGCGCGTATTCTGCGCTCGTTTGATGCCGCAATAAATAAACTTGCCAGCCATAAGTCGCAGGTTGTTATCATGTATCCGGTACCGGAGATTGCCAGGACCGTGCCGCTGCTGGTGGCATCGAAGGACCTGTTCAATGAAAGCACCGACCAGGTCATAGGCACATCCAAAGCTTACTACCAAAAGCGCAACGCAGTGATTCTTAAACACTTAAACAGCGCCAACTATCCTGACAGTGTGAAGGTTATCCGCCCCGGGGATACCTGGTGCGATGAAGCGAAGTGTTACGCTGTTAATGGCGGTAAGGCGCTGTATTTTGACAGTAACCACCCTTCGGTTTACGGAGCGCAGGCTTTGATATCCCTGATGCCTCAGGCGTGGCTGGATAAACCCGGGTCAAACACCGGCGCGTTATAA
- a CDS encoding acyltransferase — MHHNQSNVTAQPERRHGDIRYFQAISQNQPIVDRHHSLEQEIAQAGEHKRSTTFRHLFTDPATFFIEPAFFCEAPDTVTIDEGTFFNHNCALLGYQNICIGKGVFIGPNVIISSGPIADYTTSSAPVIIEDHAWIGANCLLLPGARIGAAAIIGANSAVAQQVPANSRFYNAPVFDPGLSSHA; from the coding sequence ATGCACCATAATCAAAGCAACGTAACAGCGCAACCAGAACGTCGTCATGGCGATATCCGCTATTTTCAGGCTATCAGCCAGAACCAACCCATTGTCGACCGGCACCATTCGCTGGAACAAGAAATAGCCCAGGCGGGCGAACATAAGCGCAGTACCACGTTTCGTCACTTATTTACCGACCCGGCCACATTTTTTATTGAGCCTGCCTTTTTTTGCGAAGCGCCTGACACCGTCACTATTGATGAAGGCACCTTCTTTAACCATAACTGTGCGTTGTTGGGCTACCAGAACATCTGCATTGGCAAAGGGGTGTTCATAGGCCCCAATGTCATTATCAGTAGCGGTCCGATAGCTGATTATACAACATCGTCCGCACCGGTGATTATTGAGGACCACGCGTGGATTGGCGCTAACTGTCTGCTACTTCCTGGCGCCCGGATCGGGGCTGCTGCTATTATCGGTGCCAACAGTGCTGTAGCACAGCAAGTGCCAGCCAACAGCCGCTTTTATAACGCGCCGGTGTTTGACCCGGGTTTATCCAGCCACGCCTGA
- a CDS encoding histidine phosphatase family protein produces the protein MSDREIVLVRHGRPASENNDRLSSSGFARWVKNYNRCDLHPDSQPRCQRDFSQHYTISSALHRARLSAQRYTGQPATESNAAFNEMDIPRYRLPFTLNAWTWVYLNRAMWIAGRRGPFESFSQARRRVEQACELLVERAETHHKVVLFAHAMTNRFLSRYLTRRGWQVIEKDHRYWGVIILREPASRQ, from the coding sequence ATGTCTGACAGGGAAATTGTGCTGGTCCGTCATGGGCGTCCGGCGTCTGAAAATAACGACAGGTTGTCCAGCAGTGGGTTCGCCCGCTGGGTAAAAAACTATAACCGCTGCGATTTACACCCTGACAGCCAGCCACGGTGCCAGCGTGACTTTAGCCAACACTATACCATTTCCAGCGCACTGCATCGTGCCCGATTGTCGGCACAGCGTTATACCGGTCAACCCGCAACAGAGTCTAACGCTGCGTTTAATGAAATGGACATTCCCCGCTACCGGTTACCGTTTACGCTGAACGCATGGACGTGGGTGTATCTGAATCGTGCGATGTGGATTGCCGGCCGGCGCGGTCCCTTTGAGTCATTTTCCCAAGCCAGACGCAGGGTCGAACAGGCATGTGAATTGCTTGTCGAGAGAGCTGAAACGCATCACAAGGTTGTGTTATTTGCCCATGCGATGACCAATCGCTTTTTGAGTCGCTATTTAACGCGCCGTGGCTGGCAGGTTATCGAAAAAGATCATCGTTACTGGGGGGTTATTATCCTGCGTGAGCCGGCGAGCCGGCAGTAA
- a CDS encoding rod shape-determining protein — protein MFKKLRGMFSNDLSIDLGTANTLIYVKDQGIVLNEPSVVAIRQERAGGPKSVAAVGAEAKRMLGRTPGNIRAIRPMKDGVIADFFVTEKMLQHFIKQVHDNNFLRPSPRVLVCVPCGSTQVERRAIRESALGAGAREVYLIDEPMAAAIGAGLPVSEATGSMVVDIGGGTTEVAIISLNGVVYSSSVRIGGDKFDEAIINYVRRNFGSLIGEATAERIKHEIGAAYPGEEVREIEVRGRNLAEGVPRGFTLNSNEILEALQEPLTGIVSAVMVALEQSPPELASDISERGMVLTGGGALLKDLDRLLMEETGIPVVIADDPLTCVARGGGKAFDMIDLHGGDLFTYE, from the coding sequence ATGTTTAAAAAGCTTCGGGGCATGTTTTCTAATGATTTGTCCATCGACCTCGGAACAGCTAATACGCTGATCTATGTGAAAGATCAGGGCATAGTGTTAAACGAACCTTCAGTTGTTGCTATTCGGCAAGAGCGCGCCGGTGGTCCGAAAAGCGTGGCCGCAGTGGGTGCGGAAGCCAAGCGTATGCTGGGTCGTACACCTGGCAACATTCGCGCTATTCGCCCGATGAAAGACGGGGTTATCGCTGACTTCTTTGTTACAGAGAAAATGCTTCAGCACTTCATCAAACAAGTTCATGATAACAACTTTCTGCGTCCCAGCCCTCGTGTACTGGTCTGTGTACCCTGCGGGTCAACCCAGGTAGAGCGTCGTGCAATTCGCGAATCTGCACTAGGTGCAGGCGCCCGGGAAGTCTATCTGATCGACGAGCCTATGGCTGCGGCGATTGGTGCCGGGTTACCGGTTTCAGAAGCCACAGGTTCGATGGTTGTCGATATCGGTGGTGGTACGACAGAAGTTGCGATTATCTCACTAAATGGTGTGGTGTATTCGTCATCAGTTCGTATCGGTGGTGACAAATTTGATGAAGCCATCATCAACTACGTTCGCCGTAACTTCGGCTCTTTGATTGGTGAGGCAACAGCCGAGCGTATCAAGCATGAGATTGGTGCTGCGTATCCGGGCGAGGAAGTACGTGAGATTGAAGTGCGCGGTCGTAATCTGGCAGAAGGTGTACCTCGCGGCTTCACGCTTAACTCTAACGAAATCCTTGAAGCGCTGCAGGAACCGCTCACTGGTATCGTGTCTGCGGTGATGGTTGCGCTGGAACAGTCGCCACCAGAGCTGGCGTCAGACATTTCAGAGCGCGGCATGGTGCTTACCGGCGGTGGTGCATTGCTGAAAGATCTGGACCGTTTGCTGATGGAAGAAACCGGTATTCCGGTCGTGATTGCCGATGACCCGCTGACCTGCGTAGCCCGCGGTGGTGGTAAAGCCTTTGACATGATCGACCTCCACGGCGGCGATCTTTTCACTTACGAATAA
- the mreC gene encoding rod shape-determining protein MreC, with amino-acid sequence MDTIFTRGPSLNNRLALAIALSVLLIFADHKLDAFQSTRVYLNSIMSPLQYIANLPKVLLNESAQRLTSHQALLADNERLTNQNLKMSEQLQRFNVLQAENAELRKLLDVPVKPQVRKMVAELMAVDNNPFSQQIMINKGALDGVYLSQSVLDDRGIVGQVMEVGTTNSRVVLISDVTHAIPVRSLRNNIRFVATGNGAFDELFLEHVPHSVDVQEGDMLVSSGLGEVFPEGYPVARVSSVVHDEGRPFATVTAQPLARLDRLKHLLLLWPQQEPDTETEQQAQESSRAATQQGE; translated from the coding sequence ATGGATACCATATTTACCCGCGGCCCATCGCTGAACAACCGACTTGCGCTTGCTATAGCCTTGTCGGTTTTGTTGATCTTTGCAGACCACAAACTTGATGCTTTTCAGTCTACCCGGGTGTACCTGAACTCCATCATGAGTCCGCTGCAATACATAGCGAATTTGCCTAAAGTATTGCTTAACGAAAGTGCGCAACGCCTCACCTCCCATCAGGCCTTACTGGCCGATAATGAGCGGCTGACCAATCAGAACCTTAAAATGAGTGAGCAGCTTCAGCGGTTCAATGTGTTACAGGCTGAAAATGCTGAGCTGAGAAAACTGCTGGATGTGCCGGTAAAACCCCAGGTGCGTAAAATGGTGGCCGAGCTGATGGCGGTGGACAACAATCCGTTCAGTCAGCAAATCATGATCAACAAGGGTGCGCTGGATGGTGTTTATCTTTCACAGTCGGTTTTAGATGATCGCGGTATTGTCGGGCAGGTAATGGAAGTAGGCACAACGAACAGTCGTGTGGTGCTAATTTCTGATGTCACTCACGCTATTCCGGTTCGGTCATTACGTAACAACATTCGCTTTGTTGCAACGGGCAACGGCGCGTTTGATGAACTGTTTTTAGAGCACGTCCCCCACAGTGTCGATGTTCAGGAGGGCGATATGCTGGTGTCATCAGGCTTAGGCGAAGTCTTCCCGGAAGGCTATCCGGTCGCCCGTGTTTCCTCCGTTGTGCATGATGAGGGACGACCATTTGCCACTGTTACTGCACAACCACTTGCCAGACTCGACCGCCTCAAACATCTGTTGTTGCTATGGCCGCAACAAGAGCCTGATACCGAAACTGAACAGCAGGCGCAAGAATCATCACGTGCTGCTACGCAGCAGGGAGAGTAG
- the mreD gene encoding rod shape-determining protein MreD, which produces MRARHYVITSTILVALVLQIMPLPIQADLYRPDWVLIVLAYWTMALPHRVNVGVAFLAGLAMDILLGTALGIHSLALSASVYVLAANYQRLRNYSVWQQAIIIGLLCSLYHLVLFWLQHLLTDIPFQFAYLWPIFSSMILWPWIFWLLRKLRRQLTIT; this is translated from the coding sequence TTGCGGGCCCGTCACTACGTTATTACATCAACCATTCTGGTTGCCCTGGTTTTACAAATTATGCCGCTGCCTATTCAGGCAGATTTATACAGACCTGACTGGGTGCTGATTGTACTTGCGTACTGGACAATGGCGTTGCCACACAGGGTGAATGTTGGTGTTGCCTTCTTAGCTGGTCTGGCTATGGATATTCTATTGGGGACTGCTTTAGGAATTCACAGCCTGGCATTAAGTGCCTCGGTGTATGTTTTGGCGGCCAATTATCAGCGTTTGCGCAACTATTCGGTCTGGCAACAGGCGATCATCATCGGCTTGTTATGTTCTTTGTATCACCTGGTCTTGTTCTGGCTGCAACACTTGTTGACGGACATACCGTTTCAGTTTGCCTATTTATGGCCAATTTTCAGTTCAATGATACTGTGGCCCTGGATATTCTGGCTGCTGAGAAAGTTACGCCGACAGTTAACAATTACCTGA